In the Anolis sagrei isolate rAnoSag1 chromosome 1, rAnoSag1.mat, whole genome shotgun sequence genome, TATAAACGCCTCTgtcaaaatattataaataagttATTAAAACAAGTTGTTGAAACAGTGCAGTATCAGTGAAAAcctattttaaagaagaaaggcaTGACGAACCATGAACAGCAACCCCTCTTTCAAGTTTAAATAAACTCCCTCTCCAGGCTTCCATTAAAATATTACTATGTGCAAAGATAGAACCCTAGAGACATTTATTATGCAACAGCCCTGCCCCATTAAGTTGGGGCACAGCTGGAGACCCAGATCTTATGGCCACCTTCCATTTTTCACACCTCCAACActgcttctcccccctcccccatcaaTACCAAAAAACCCGAttaggaagaaaataaaagttGATAGAAGCAGTTCTATCAATCCAGTGTTCTCATGCACACATAGAAGCATAACATTTCAGCCGATGAATAAACTTGTACGACAATATCTCAATGTAGTAAGAACTGAGATAACTggatttgattttgattttcagCCTGGGGTCAAGGTGCAGCAGGCACTTTCATGGTTGCATTTGTCCTTGTGGTTATCTGTTTTGCCTTGTCTATCATCGCATTTGCCATCAACACACTTCGCTTCAACTTTGTGAGAGGAATAGGAGGCATCTTTTTCGTTGCTGGTAAGACCGTGTATCCAAATTAAAAGCATATACATGGCTTGATTTTTGGTTTGTTGGTAAGAGTTTAAGAAAAAGGCAGATGTACCTCTAGATTTGCAGGTTTTACATTTGAAGATCTGatcattcacagatttgattaatatgttttctgtaggaatttctagatcttccagcatgactcgaTGATCAACTTTCAGCAGAGGTTGACCTGagatagaatcatgctggaggaccgaGAGATTCCTACAGAAAATGTTATGCAAAAATTTGTAGGCCCTTCAGTGCCAAATGTCAATCCCAGAAGCAAGGTGAGAATGAGAATTACAGTTtggtaaagtttttttttccggatgataactcccagaatcctccagatgGCATGAGTCTCCAttaaaaaatatgtttcaaaatTCTGAAAATAGATGCCAGAAATAGTATTGTGGCATATTTTACTGGAGATTTATGATTAACAAGTATGCCCTGGTAGCATATAAAATGATCACTACTTTATTATGGGGCAGTTCTGCTTTCTTTCAAGCTGGTGGATTATCAGTTACCCAAGGTAACTTATATAAGACAAAGTCATTTTAAAGCATCCCTTTCTATTCTGTTACTAAATGAAATGATAATGATTTTATTATTGTAGTCACCACTGAGTTCCAGCTTTGAGGAAAGATAGCATATAGATAAGGAAGAATGATAGTTAAATAGAAATTCACTCATTCTAACTGTTTtaattcattttctctctctctctttacagCTGTATTCTCACTAATGGCCCTCGTCATCTACCCTGTAATGATCTCCAAATATATAATCTTCCCAGTCGGTACTGTGAATCAATTTGGCTGGGCCTATGGCTTTGGGTGGACCATGTGCCTAATGTCAATAGGTCTTGGGTTCTTCTTTTGCTGCCTCCCCCTCTATGAAGATCAAATTTTGGGAAATGTCAAACCTTATTATTATCCAGATATTTAAAATAACTGTTCAGAATATCAGCAGAGAAATCATATTTTCCATGAATGACTCCAAAGAAATGAgaagacaaacaaaacaaaacaaaaacaaaaacctgttACTCCATTTCTATGTGCTCGAGCTGTAGATTTTTATAATTAGGAAGCAGTAGAAAGCAGCTTtaaaacatatgcatacacaatcagtttggtttttatatttttctgaatCTCTAGTGAAAGCCTAGAAGATtttatctttaattttttttaactagTCATACTGTAATCTGCCTTTTTGAGATATAGCAggcaaataaaattttatttagttGTAACTGATGGATTACCTATTTAAAGGTAGATCTTATTAAAGGTTGGCaaagttcatttttaaaagtatttttttcttattacTCATTACTGTGTTTGAAAAGTAACAGCTTTTGTTGCTTGGTACAGTGTTGGAAAGCGTAACTTGTTCCATGCCTTTTTTTGTACTGCAGTTTACTTTcttattacattccattattttttGGCCTCATCACATGGCCACCGAAAAAGGCTCATTTCACTTCATCATAGGGCATGGCAAAGCTGCTGCCCCTCGTCCTTTACTGCCCGGCTGTTGCAGCTgttgatcccatggggggaagtgtggtGTGCGCATGGAGCATGCAGCTTCCCACCATTAAAGTAAATGGCAATATGGGAAGCTCCTGTATTGCTGCGGTGGCAGCATGGCGGTTCCACCCTCTTTCACCCACTGAGTCAGCACAACATCTTCTGTTGGGAGCTGGCTGGCTCCATGAGTGACCGGGGCTAGGTCTGCGCATACTGCCGATTTTAGTCCCATGCGATGAGGTTATAGAATAATCACTTAGGATCAATCAGAGAAttgtacagaattttaaaaaatctgtcatAATCCTTTTCACAtaactttaaaaagtaaaataaagttTTTCATAACACTAGTATACTAAGTTTACTTTTTGTTATTATCTTACTTCTGAAATGTAATGCTGTTACACCTTTGCTAcctagaaaaaaataataagataCAAGTCAAAATGTTACTCATCAAATGTTGACATCAaagttgtatttttaaatgcatctGATCTTGAGGATTTGGTTGAAGAAGAAATGGTTCAATaagaaaatacattttcccagaaaTGACCTTTTCACAGAGGCTACTAATATAACCTCTTGTGTATAAGTGCCTTTCTCTTAATAAGAATACTGATTGAGAAGTAGCATGATCCTTCTTTCTCAAATAACTGAAAGGATAGAGGGACTGTACAATGAAATTCTGTATGTCTTGAGCAGGGCCAGCCCTATTACTAGACTTATTGAGATATCTGATACAGGTAGTGCTTTTGGGAGAATGACATCCCTGAGATAGGCTCCTCAAGGCCCTTAAGCTAATAGTCTTTACTTAGTTATAATGAGAGATATTATCTCATTAACAGCGAATTCCAACCACTAGTTGGATTTTTGACAGGAGAATGGGGATGCCATCTTGCCTTTTGCCTCTGATAGCAGAATGTCTTTGCTAAACCTGAGTGTCTTAGGAAAGTAGGCTATGGACTAAGGATTAATTGGCAAGCAATTCCACTGGACCGATACAGTATGACCTTCATATGCATAAGAGATCTGTTCCTGAACTTGCTATGTAAACATGAAATTGTAAATAATATAGAAAACTGttgaaatgaacaatatctggcatACGCATATTATAGAATTACACCATAGTacatagaaaatgcctagagagaacaccCCTCTGATATttttaggttctccagcacaactcGGTGGTCACCTTCAggtagaagcataccatagaattgtgctggatgacctgagaaatgcctagagagaacctACTTTTCTAACATGGGTAAGTGAAGTTGTGGGTACTGCAGGTAAAGGGCTTTTACTATATTGCCTTATTACCTCCTTTAGGCTTTCTTCTGACCATCTTACCAAATGATTTTATGCTTCCTTGCAAGTAAGAATGTGTGGCCATAAATTGTAAGCCCTCTGGCAGGAAGTGTGTGATTACTATGTTTTGTATTATGTAAATGGTGTTAATTACTTGTAGCTGTGGCAAAAGGTTCTCCTCCAGACTAACTACATTGTTCTGAATGTTTCTTCGCTGCATATTAAAGAAGActttttttcattaaaaacagttaagaaaatgttttctgtCGCTATATGGTCAAAAATATGTACAACAGACATTTTAAAACAAGCTTAATaatgaagatttttaaaaatgatttaagcatgtggacaagttgGCCTTCAAGTTCATAAATTGACTTGTGCATTGAAATGCCCATAGCTCATTGACATCCACCTCCCTTAGCTTTGTGTCTTGTTCACCAAATGACATGCCTTTCGTGGACTAAACCATTTCAGAATCCAAAAAAGGAGTTTCATTTTCACTAACTTTCTGTATTAAAAACAATGAGTATGAGAAAAAAGCCTTTCCCTAGTACACTTATTTTTATGAGCAGCgtaaatgacttttaaaaaatgatttaattTGGTTTAAATGTGAAGAACCATCATTCAAAGATGTCTTTGCTCCTTGCTTACATTTCCATTGATGTGAAACAAAAGGTGTCTCtgcctaggccagtggttctcaacctggagtccccagatgtttttggccttcaattcccagaaatcataacagctggtaaactggctgggatttctgggagttgtaggccaaaaacatctggggaccccaggttgagaaccactggcctaggccCTCTAGAGCTCGTCTTGCAAGCTTGCAAAGCTGATGATGTGGGAAGTGTCCAGTACGAAGTGCCCTGTAGCCTCGTGTTTGTATTTTAACATACATTGACTCACCAGTGTCTGTTGAAATGGCAGTGACTAGGTTGGGCTGTGCTTGGGAAAAAAGTGTTTTCTTCCAGATTTGGCCAATCCAGCTGAACAACTGTTGCACCAACTGTGACGAATGCCTCCGTGTGGTTCTCTTTATCTGTGAGACCAAGCTTGGAGATACTTTTTTGGACCTCAAAACCTAGGATTTTACAGTGGAGAGAATTGTGAACCCCAAAAGCAATTGGTCCACACCCTGTTGTGATTATTCTAGGGCTCTTTCAACTAGCCTGTTAACTTACAATATTGCATTGCTCAAGGAAATGGAAACATACCAGTATGGAAACAATCACTTTCACACCTTACATCCAATAGTGTTATGATGCCACTTCAATGATGCACATTCTCACTCTATGTAGCACATGTGTGctgcttatatttattttttcttatgcTGCAATTGCACAGTTTTGATCCTTCTTGCAAATGGAGGGCACTGGCACAATTGCAATCCATGACAACACCACAATTGTACAATTAcggaaaaacaaatttaaaaaataaagtccAGGAAACAGAGTAGCGTAGTTTCTGTATACCATGGCATCCTCTTTGTCCAGACATTGGAAATGGGGCAACTTCTCTCTGCTTGGAgataggaagggagagaaggggagaacCATTTCCATTCATATCACAGGACTCTTAGGATAATGGTTTAATGAAAAAAATGTGGTCCAGAAATGATGGAAATGCAATGCAGCAATGGGAGAGACATGACATTGTGTGATTAATCACAGCCAGAAATGTTATCCTTCTGCAATTGCGATTTATCACCCTTGTATTATAAAGTCTCAGAGCTATAAGAGCTACTCTTACCTTACAGAAACCATGTTTATACATGTTTGATCCATGGCCAAATTGTCTTTATTTACACATTCATATATCACATGCAAAAACATGCTTCATAGATGTTAGATGCACACAATAATTATTCTTTTCACCCTGTCAACACCAGGCATGGCACAAGACTGTTCTTTACCTATGAGGCATCAAAAAGGTAAAAGCCTGGAAACTGGATAAAGAAAACAGAAGCTTAAAGTGTCTCATAAAGCCACAAGTTCCTGAATAAGTATGTTCTGAAAATGAAATGAGCAGAACATAAAGAATAaaggaggattttttttcatttgtgaaacTAAAACAAATAAGTAAGGGAATCTGCCAATATGAATGTTATTTTTGTAATGTCAACAGATGAAAATCAAAGCAACATGATATATGTGCCTAGGCATGTATGTCAGCTCTCCCATAGACACACCTCAGGTGTGGCTCTTAATCATCTAAAACCTACGCCAACTGAAACAGAAACATTCTGAACTTGGATCCTGTGAACAGTTTTGTTGGAGACTGAAGTGTATtctgaagaaaaggaaaacattaGTGGGGGTCTGACTTCTTGCAAAAAGAAAATTACAAGACTTGTAACATCCTCCGTACTAGTGGGCTTTTTTTCatgacaggagcgacttgagaaactgcaagtcgcttctggtgtgagagaattggctgtctgcaaggacattgcccagggaatgcccagatgtttgatgttttaccatccttgtgggaggcttctctcatgtcccaacatgcagagctggagctgacagagggagcttgtgTCTTCTTCTCATTCAAtaatcaaatgcttggtcccacaaccaagtcttgaatttccttctaaaggacaggagggaggtggcaatctgatgtccctggagagggaattccacaggcaggggaccactgctgtccctcgtccccatgatgacagtgggatcaagagcagggcgtctccagatgatcttaaacttcatgatggttcgtaacaggagatacattcagacaggtagtctgggccttTGTTTCTAATGTTATAGAGTGTGCGTACAGAGATGGCTCCGGAGA is a window encoding:
- the LOC132760999 gene encoding p53 apoptosis effector related to PMP-22-like; the protein is MVRQGLDYTRCRWILPLLAGLAMLFGIIALAGWDWISSQTLPFAQHASLWRICSLQNGWQCRSLLDYAWGQGAAGTFMVAFVLVVICFALSIIAFAINTLRFNFVRGIGGIFFVAAVFSLMALVIYPVMISKYIIFPVGTVNQFGWAYGFGWTMCLMSIGLGFFFCCLPLYEDQILGNVKPYYYPDI